A single genomic interval of Candidatus Zixiibacteriota bacterium harbors:
- the lysS gene encoding lysine--tRNA ligase, whose amino-acid sequence MRALREAGIEPYAYKYDKTHAAQQLLDNFEALAEPQTTVKIAGRLMTIRHMGKSIFAHLQDESGQIQIYVKKDAVSGPEFEVFKKADIGDIFGVAGYLFLTKMGEKSVHVSSLQLLAKSLRPMPEKWHGLTDKETRYRRRYLDLIANPEVRDVFKKRSAIVRAVRNFLDGEGFVEVETPVLQPIYGGAAAKPFITHHNRLDVDLYMRVADELYLKRLIVGGFEKVWEFCKDFRNEGLDRSHNPEFTMVELYWAYADYNDIMDLYQRMIVKVATDVLGTTTVEFGGNTIELGGNWKKVGLLDAIAAAIGRDVMHADEAALHTLAKEHGIDSDKLAGRGKLIDELFSVLVQPRLIQPTFIIDYPTELSPLAKPHRSQPGLTERFEVFIGGMEMGNAFSELNDPIDQRERFERLVEMARAGDEDAPAVLDEDYVFCLEHGMPPTGGLGFGVDRLCMLLLNQHSIRDVILFPQMKPE is encoded by the coding sequence ATGCGCGCCCTGCGCGAGGCCGGCATCGAACCTTACGCCTACAAGTACGACAAGACGCACGCCGCGCAGCAGCTGCTGGACAACTTCGAAGCGCTGGCTGAACCGCAGACGACGGTAAAAATTGCCGGCCGGTTGATGACGATCCGGCACATGGGCAAGTCGATCTTCGCGCACCTGCAGGATGAGTCGGGCCAGATCCAGATCTATGTCAAGAAGGACGCGGTCAGCGGGCCGGAGTTCGAGGTCTTCAAGAAGGCGGATATCGGCGATATCTTCGGCGTGGCCGGATATTTGTTCCTGACCAAGATGGGCGAGAAGAGCGTCCACGTCAGCAGCTTGCAGTTGCTGGCCAAGAGTCTGCGGCCGATGCCGGAAAAGTGGCACGGCCTGACCGACAAGGAGACGCGCTACCGCCGGCGCTACCTTGACTTGATTGCCAACCCCGAGGTGCGCGACGTTTTCAAGAAGCGGTCGGCGATCGTGCGGGCGGTACGGAATTTCCTCGACGGCGAGGGATTCGTGGAAGTCGAGACGCCGGTGCTGCAGCCGATTTACGGCGGCGCCGCGGCCAAGCCGTTTATCACGCATCACAATCGCCTCGATGTCGACTTGTATATGCGCGTGGCGGATGAGCTGTATCTGAAGCGGCTGATCGTGGGCGGGTTTGAGAAGGTGTGGGAGTTCTGCAAGGATTTTCGCAATGAAGGGCTCGACCGCAGCCACAACCCCGAATTCACCATGGTCGAGCTGTACTGGGCGTATGCCGACTACAACGACATTATGGATTTGTACCAGCGCATGATCGTCAAGGTCGCCACAGATGTTTTGGGCACAACGACAGTTGAATTCGGCGGCAACACGATTGAATTGGGCGGGAACTGGAAGAAGGTGGGGTTGCTGGATGCAATTGCGGCCGCCATCGGCCGCGACGTGATGCACGCGGACGAAGCCGCATTGCACACGCTCGCCAAGGAGCACGGCATTGATTCCGACAAGCTGGCCGGCCGGGGTAAGTTGATCGACGAGCTGTTCAGCGTCCTGGTGCAGCCGCGGTTGATTCAGCCGACATTTATTATCGATTATCCGACCGAGTTATCCCCGTTGGCCAAGCCGCACCGCAGCCAGCCGGGATTGACGGAACGATTCGAGGTGTTCATTGGTGGAATGGAGATGGGGAACGCGTTCAGTGAATTGAACGACCCCATCGACCAGCGGGAGCGGTTCGAGCGACTGGTCGAGATGGCCCGCGCGGGCGACGAGGATGCGCCGGCGGTGCTGGACGAAGACTATGTGTTCTGCCTGGAGCATGGGATGCCGCCGACCGGCGGGCTCGGCTTCGGGGTCGACCGGTTGTGCATGTTGCTGTTGAATCAGCACTCGATCCGCGACGTGATTCTGTTTCCGCAGATGAAACCGGAGTAG